One window of the Carnobacterium maltaromaticum DSM 20342 genome contains the following:
- a CDS encoding lactate/malate family dehydrogenase, producing MGRGHLNKVMIAGSNESAYDFIFLSMIKMQIKELVVLNLPGLEKDVIEDLSYTESIFPNGALKIGNEKDFHDTDLLVITAIEERIEGETDHDYLKRNIKLIRKIVNQAMANSFDGMVLVASEPSDIFTYLIWKFSGLPKERIFGIGTYFDTIYFQNMLSKFFKISVRDVKGYIVGGSDRNQKVAIWSRAYVGGTPVLGLTVNPDNDFNQDLMFEMEEKILKRSDALKITESGYTIAAILSKILQFIGNNEEAIVPLVHLVDIDEYKAIPLSLPILLGENGLSASYELGFSDSEKQEILAVAKEVREKLDFIEQGK from the coding sequence ATGGGTAGAGGTCATCTCAATAAAGTGATGATTGCAGGTTCCAATGAATCAGCCTATGATTTTATATTCTTAAGCATGATTAAGATGCAAATCAAAGAGTTGGTCGTGTTGAACTTGCCAGGGTTAGAGAAAGATGTGATTGAGGATTTAAGTTACACTGAATCCATTTTTCCTAATGGCGCTTTGAAGATTGGCAATGAAAAAGACTTCCACGATACTGATTTATTGGTGATTACGGCCATTGAAGAACGAATCGAGGGAGAGACAGATCATGATTACTTAAAAAGAAATATCAAACTAATCCGCAAAATTGTGAATCAAGCCATGGCAAATAGTTTTGATGGAATGGTGCTGGTGGCTAGTGAGCCAAGTGATATTTTTACGTATTTAATCTGGAAGTTTTCTGGACTACCAAAAGAACGTATTTTTGGAATTGGGACCTATTTTGACACGATTTATTTTCAAAATATGTTAAGTAAATTCTTTAAAATTTCCGTTCGAGACGTCAAAGGGTATATTGTTGGAGGAAGTGATCGAAATCAAAAGGTAGCGATCTGGAGTCGAGCGTATGTTGGTGGTACGCCGGTGCTAGGATTAACTGTGAATCCTGATAATGATTTCAATCAAGATCTCATGTTTGAGATGGAAGAAAAGATTTTAAAACGAAGTGACGCGTTAAAAATCACAGAGTCAGGGTACACAATTGCAGCAATTTTATCTAAAATTCTTCAGTTTATTGGAAATAATGAAGAAGCAATTGTGCCACTGGTTCATTTAGTTGATATTGACGAATACAAAGCAATTCCTTTGTCCTTACCAATTTTACTAGGTGAAAATGGATTAAGTGCTAGCTATGAGTTAGGGTTTTCTGATAGTGAAAAACAAGAAATCTTAGCTGTAGCTAAAGAAGTCAGAGAAAAATTAGACTTTATTGAGCAAGGGAAATAA
- the acnA gene encoding aconitate hydratase AcnA, translating to MTIKKKSEAVLTIGENTYHYYQLKTLEKLETIEIKKLPFSIRVLLESVLRQAGENGITEEHIKQLAKWSGKNSNEGEVPFKPSRVILQDFTGVPAVVDLASLRKTIADLGGDPTTINPEVPVDLVVDHSVQVDAAGTMNALQVNMKMEFQRNEERYRFLSWAQKAFDNYRVVPPATGIVHQVNIEYLATVVTTKQLNEKEFLIYPDSLVGTDSHTTMVNALGVLGWGVGGIEAEASMLGEPSYFPIPDVVGVRFVNELSSGATATDLALKVTQVLREYKVVGKFVEFFGPGLNYLTLADRATVANMAPEYGATCGFFPVDQETLNYLRLTGRESNQIALVKRYLEENQLFYTPGKTTDPDYTTIIEIDLSEIEANLAGPKRPQDLVPLSQMQADFKRALTAPEGNLGFGLSAKEVEKTVEVELDQKKVQMKTGALAIAAITSCTNTSNPFVMISAGLVAKKAVELGLEVPTYVKTSLAPGSKVVTAYLEKAGLLPYLEKLGFNLVGYGCTTCIGNSGPLRPEVEEVIKEENLLVSAVLSGNRNFEGRIHALVKANYLASPPLVVLYALAGNVNVDVINDAIGVSNQGEAVYFKDIWPTRAEIETLIEAYVTPELFKKEYEHVFSDNAEWNAIETTDEALYPWDPESTYIANPPYFDGMSLEPKEIKPLRNLAVLGKFGDSVTTDHISPAGSIGPGSPAGKYLLEKGIAIRNFNSYGSRRGHHEVMMRGTLANIRIRNQLLPDTEGGITKFEPTNEIMSIYDAAMKYQAEGKGLVILAGEDYGMGSSRDWAAKGVQLLGVEAVIAKSYERIHRSNLVMMGVLPLQFKPGEGAETLGLDGTEEFAIEIEDTIGLLGDVPVCATSKNGTKIQFMTTVRFDSEVDLTYYRHGGILPMVVRKKLKNKL from the coding sequence GTGACGATTAAAAAAAAATCAGAAGCAGTGCTAACTATTGGAGAAAATACGTATCATTATTATCAATTAAAAACGTTAGAAAAATTAGAGACTATTGAAATAAAAAAACTGCCTTTTTCTATAAGAGTTTTATTAGAATCTGTTTTAAGACAAGCAGGTGAAAATGGCATTACAGAAGAGCATATTAAACAGTTGGCTAAGTGGTCTGGGAAGAATTCGAATGAGGGAGAAGTACCTTTTAAACCTTCTCGTGTGATTCTTCAAGATTTTACAGGTGTACCTGCAGTTGTAGATTTAGCTTCTTTGCGTAAAACTATCGCTGATTTAGGTGGTGATCCTACAACGATTAATCCAGAAGTACCAGTTGATTTGGTTGTGGATCATTCTGTACAGGTAGATGCCGCTGGAACAATGAACGCCTTGCAAGTTAATATGAAAATGGAATTCCAACGCAATGAGGAGCGTTACCGTTTTTTAAGTTGGGCACAAAAAGCTTTTGATAATTATCGTGTTGTACCTCCAGCAACAGGAATTGTACATCAAGTCAATATTGAATATCTTGCGACTGTTGTAACAACAAAGCAACTAAATGAAAAAGAATTTTTAATTTATCCAGATAGTTTGGTTGGAACAGACTCACATACCACGATGGTAAATGCTTTAGGTGTTTTAGGCTGGGGTGTTGGTGGAATTGAAGCGGAAGCAAGTATGCTAGGAGAACCTTCTTATTTTCCAATTCCGGATGTTGTTGGGGTTCGTTTTGTTAATGAATTATCTAGTGGAGCGACTGCAACAGATTTAGCATTGAAAGTTACTCAAGTTTTGCGAGAATACAAAGTGGTAGGGAAATTTGTGGAATTTTTTGGACCTGGGCTAAACTATTTAACACTAGCGGATCGAGCGACGGTTGCCAATATGGCACCTGAATATGGAGCAACTTGCGGCTTTTTCCCAGTTGATCAAGAGACATTAAATTATTTGCGTTTAACGGGTCGTGAATCGAATCAAATTGCGTTGGTAAAACGTTATTTAGAAGAAAACCAACTCTTTTATACGCCAGGAAAAACAACTGATCCTGATTATACAACAATTATTGAAATTGATTTAAGTGAAATTGAAGCTAATTTGGCTGGACCAAAACGTCCCCAAGATTTAGTTCCATTATCTCAAATGCAAGCTGATTTTAAGCGTGCATTAACAGCGCCAGAAGGAAATCTAGGCTTCGGTCTAAGTGCTAAAGAAGTTGAAAAAACAGTTGAAGTAGAACTGGATCAAAAAAAAGTTCAAATGAAAACAGGTGCTCTAGCGATTGCAGCAATTACGTCTTGTACAAATACATCCAATCCTTTTGTGATGATCAGTGCCGGGTTAGTTGCGAAAAAGGCTGTAGAATTAGGCTTAGAAGTTCCAACATATGTAAAAACATCCTTAGCTCCTGGTTCTAAAGTTGTTACAGCTTATTTAGAGAAAGCCGGATTATTGCCCTATCTAGAAAAATTAGGTTTTAATTTAGTCGGATATGGCTGCACAACTTGTATTGGGAATTCTGGTCCGTTACGCCCCGAAGTTGAAGAGGTCATTAAAGAAGAAAATTTATTGGTGTCCGCTGTACTAAGCGGCAATCGTAATTTTGAAGGTCGCATTCATGCATTAGTAAAAGCCAATTATTTGGCTTCACCGCCACTGGTTGTTTTGTATGCTTTAGCGGGTAATGTCAATGTTGATGTTATAAATGATGCGATTGGTGTCTCTAATCAAGGGGAAGCTGTTTATTTCAAAGACATTTGGCCTACACGGGCTGAAATTGAAACGTTAATAGAAGCCTATGTTACGCCAGAATTATTTAAGAAAGAGTATGAACATGTTTTTAGTGATAATGCAGAATGGAATGCCATTGAAACAACCGATGAAGCTCTATATCCTTGGGATCCAGAATCAACTTATATTGCAAACCCACCTTATTTTGATGGAATGTCTTTGGAACCTAAAGAAATTAAACCACTAAGAAACTTAGCCGTATTAGGGAAATTTGGTGATTCTGTTACAACAGATCATATTTCGCCTGCCGGAAGTATAGGGCCAGGTAGTCCAGCTGGTAAATATTTATTAGAAAAAGGCATTGCGATTCGTAATTTTAATTCTTATGGGTCAAGACGCGGTCATCATGAAGTTATGATGCGCGGCACATTAGCTAACATTCGGATTCGCAATCAACTTTTACCTGATACAGAGGGGGGAATCACAAAATTTGAACCGACAAATGAAATCATGTCCATTTATGACGCAGCAATGAAGTATCAAGCTGAGGGTAAAGGCTTAGTAATTTTGGCCGGGGAAGATTATGGAATGGGTTCTTCCAGAGATTGGGCTGCTAAAGGAGTTCAATTACTTGGAGTCGAGGCTGTTATTGCCAAAAGTTATGAACGAATTCATCGTTCTAATTTAGTGATGATGGGTGTACTACCTTTACAATTTAAACCTGGTGAAGGGGCAGAGACTTTAGGTCTTGATGGGACAGAGG
- a CDS encoding inositol monophosphatase family protein gives MTRDQMDKLIRSWMEEAAAMIKESFKTTLTIEIKSDRNDLVTNMDKKIEQFLIEKIRSNFPDDRILGEEGYGDKIEDLVGRVWIIDPIDGTLNFVKQQANFAIMIGVYQDGEGRMGYIYDVMAGEFYWALAGEGAYLNGNPLPKVADIELREGLVALSSGVFSSDKYKAKEIVRGSSGLRMVGSAGIETVHVAAGRLVAYITHRLQPWDMAAGKVIAEELGLVYTQINGEPVDLLQQNATIIATPTAHKEILTNFLVDI, from the coding sequence ATGACACGAGACCAGATGGATAAACTCATTCGCAGTTGGATGGAAGAAGCTGCAGCTATGATTAAAGAATCTTTCAAAACAACTTTAACTATTGAGATTAAATCAGATCGAAACGACTTGGTTACAAATATGGATAAAAAAATTGAACAGTTTTTAATTGAAAAAATTCGAAGTAATTTTCCAGATGACCGAATTCTAGGTGAAGAGGGTTATGGGGACAAAATTGAGGATTTGGTTGGTAGAGTTTGGATTATTGATCCCATTGATGGCACATTGAATTTTGTTAAGCAGCAAGCAAATTTTGCGATTATGATTGGTGTTTATCAAGATGGTGAAGGCCGAATGGGGTATATTTATGATGTCATGGCTGGTGAATTTTATTGGGCATTAGCTGGAGAGGGAGCTTATTTAAATGGTAATCCACTTCCAAAAGTTGCTGATATTGAGCTTCGAGAAGGATTAGTTGCACTCAGCAGTGGTGTTTTTAGTTCAGATAAATATAAGGCAAAAGAGATAGTACGTGGTAGTTCGGGATTAAGAATGGTTGGGTCAGCTGGAATTGAAACAGTTCATGTAGCGGCTGGACGCTTAGTTGCTTATATTACGCATCGCCTTCAACCGTGGGATATGGCAGCTGGTAAAGTTATTGCAGAGGAACTCGGATTGGTCTATACGCAAATTAATGGAGAGCCTGTCGATTTATTGCAACAAAACGCGACGATTATAGCGACACCTACTGCTCATAAAGAAATTTTAACTAATTTTTTAGTAGATATTTAA
- a CDS encoding UPF0223 family protein codes for MEKSYSYPIDLDWTQDEMIQVIDLWRMVELAYEKGVSREDFLKKYQAFKKVVPAIGEEKKWGREFEHISGYSLYKVVKEAKESNRKSIKL; via the coding sequence ATGGAGAAAAGTTACAGTTATCCGATTGATTTAGATTGGACACAAGATGAAATGATTCAAGTCATTGACCTCTGGCGAATGGTTGAACTAGCCTATGAAAAAGGAGTTAGTCGGGAGGACTTCTTAAAAAAGTATCAAGCTTTTAAGAAAGTTGTTCCAGCCATTGGCGAAGAAAAGAAGTGGGGCAGGGAGTTTGAACACATTTCAGGTTATTCTTTGTACAAAGTAGTCAAGGAAGCCAAAGAAAGTAACCGTAAAAGCATAAAATTATAA